GCTCTTCGTTGATTATTCCCCTAACAACTTCCTCCAGCCGGGTCTGCAGAAGCCTGTCAACGTCCTCTTTTATTTTGTCTATGTCGTGCCTGAGGCCCTCCAGGAGCCGTATGTATTCCTTGGCCATCTCGAGCTGGCCCTCCTGCCTTACCAGCTGCTCCTTGAGGTGCTCGAAGTCCTCCTTCATGATCTGCAGCTTCCTGAGTTCGCGCTGGAGCTCATCCAGCTGCTTGGTCTGGCCGTAGTTCTCCTCCTTGAGCTTTTCAATGGCTTTTTCCTTGGTTTCGAGCTCCCTCACCAGGGCGTTGTACTCCTCGGCTATCTGGTTGAGCCTCTCGATCTCCCGAAGGGGTGGGACTTTACCGTTTCCGAGGATTATGACGTCAGGACCAACGTTGACTATATCGCTCGGTCTTATCTTGAGCTTCCTCTCGCTGGAGAACATACTCTGACCCTTACCTAGGTTCTCGACTTCCTTCATCTTGAGGATGAAGTAGAACTGATCGCCTTCAACCTCGACGTTTATGTCCGTCACAAAGCCCAGTATTTTCCCGTCGATCAGAGATATGACAAATTTGTTGATGAGCTGGTTGGCTTTAGCTTCACTACCCTCTACCATAAAACACCACCGGTGGGACTTATTCCTTCGCCTACTTAACTTTTCCGCCAAGCCTTATAAAGCAAAAAGTCCCATCGCTTATGGTGAGATGGATGATAATATTCGTGGGGCGTTCTAACGTTGGCAAGAGCACGCTCATCTTCCGCCTGACCGGCAAGTGGGTCAAGAGGGGCAAGAGGCCAGGGGTTACCAGAAAGCCCGTGGAGATAAACTGGCGCGGGAAGCTGGTAGTGGACATGCCCGGCTTCGGCTTCATGAGCGGCGTTCCAAAGGCGAAGCAGGAGAGGATCAAGGACGAGATAGTTCACTTCATCGAGGACAACGCCGAGGAGATAGAGCTGGCGGTTCTGGTGGTTGACGGCAAAGCCGCCCCGGAGATAATAGAGCGCTGGGAGAAGCGCGGGGAGATACCTATCGACGTGGAGTTCTATGTCTTCCTCAGGGAACTGGGGATTCCGGTGATAGTCGCGGTCAACAAGATGGACAAGATAAGGAACCTCCAGAGGACCATAAACTTCCTGGCGGAGAAGTTCGGCGTTCCCTACAGCGAGGTACCCGAGACCTTCATACCGATATCCGCCAAGTTCGGGAAGAACCTTCTTGAGCTGAGGAAGCTCATGGAGAAAAAGCTTGAGGGGGGCAGGAAGCGGCCCTCCGCGGAAACGGAGTCAGAGAACCTCGAGAACGATGTGGGTGATGGTCTCCTTGACGCCGTCGAGTGAGGATATCTCCTCGAGTATCTCGTCGAGGCGGGTCTTGTCTGCCTCAATGATGAGGTCTATGTCACCGGTGACGCGGTATATCTTCTTTATTTTGAGCCTCTTTATCGCCTCGTAAACCTGCCTCCTCTTCGTGGGCTCTATTCTCACGAACACAAACACATCGCCCTTCTTCTCGCCGAGAAGGTCAAGGGCCCTGTCGGTTAGGTCTATGAAGCCTCTTCCGGTTCTTATGTAGCCCAGCTCCTTGAGAACCTTGAGGTGGTTGCTGAGAGCCTGCCTGGTTATCCCGAGCTCGTCCGCAAGCTCATCCTGGGTCTTCTCAACGGTGTGAACCTCTATGGTCTTGCCCTCCTCGTGGAACTTCCTGAGCAGTTTGATCTGCCTCGGGGTAAGGGTTGCCTTTTCCTCCATTTTTAAACCTCCTTTTGCATGATTCCTATTTACACGTTTATTAAACCAACGATTTTCCGGGCCAATGTCAAATTTTTGTTGGCCTATATTCTGTGGCATATAGCACGTCTTATAAGTCTTTTCATTGTATATGTTCTGCCTTTCCTTC
The nucleotide sequence above comes from Thermococcus celericrescens. Encoded proteins:
- the engB gene encoding GTP-binding protein EngB; translation: MIIFVGRSNVGKSTLIFRLTGKWVKRGKRPGVTRKPVEINWRGKLVVDMPGFGFMSGVPKAKQERIKDEIVHFIEDNAEEIELAVLVVDGKAAPEIIERWEKRGEIPIDVEFYVFLRELGIPVIVAVNKMDKIRNLQRTINFLAEKFGVPYSEVPETFIPISAKFGKNLLELRKLMEKKLEGGRKRPSAETESENLENDVGDGLLDAVE
- a CDS encoding Lrp/AsnC family transcriptional regulator, with amino-acid sequence MEEKATLTPRQIKLLRKFHEEGKTIEVHTVEKTQDELADELGITRQALSNHLKVLKELGYIRTGRGFIDLTDRALDLLGEKKGDVFVFVRIEPTKRRQVYEAIKRLKIKKIYRVTGDIDLIIEADKTRLDEILEEISSLDGVKETITHIVLEVL